The following proteins are co-located in the Paenibacillus sp. FSL H8-0079 genome:
- a CDS encoding PRD domain-containing protein, whose amino-acid sequence MRTLKVIKKVNNNVAIAINDNNEEVFVVGKGVGFLRTPYELTETDLVEKIFVAPKNIRMYDLLNSIPIEDIYLAEEVIKLGSQILNKTFNPNLLLTLSDHISFALTRTREGISIKNPLEWEVRTLYPDETRVGEAALKLIQEKMDITLPTAETTLIALHFVNAQVGSGEMTDTTKVTTVTGEILSVIKYALKIDFQEDSIHFMRFATHIRYFILRQMSGKSLKDENESLFLMVKEKFPKELACVEKIADFLKNNYCWTCSDDEKLYLILHIQRLISNEPTE is encoded by the coding sequence GTGAGGACATTGAAGGTTATTAAGAAAGTGAATAACAACGTGGCGATTGCCATTAATGATAACAATGAAGAAGTATTTGTCGTAGGTAAAGGGGTAGGATTTCTGAGAACGCCTTATGAGCTGACAGAGACGGACTTGGTGGAGAAAATTTTCGTAGCACCGAAAAATATCCGTATGTATGACCTCCTGAACAGCATTCCAATTGAGGATATTTATCTCGCTGAGGAAGTCATTAAGCTGGGCAGTCAGATTCTGAATAAAACATTTAACCCGAACCTGCTCCTCACCCTGTCCGACCATATCAGTTTTGCATTAACTCGCACCAGAGAAGGCATCAGTATCAAAAATCCGCTGGAATGGGAAGTGCGGACACTCTATCCGGACGAGACCCGGGTGGGGGAGGCTGCGCTGAAGCTGATTCAGGAAAAAATGGATATTACTCTGCCGACAGCCGAAACAACACTGATTGCTCTGCATTTTGTTAATGCACAGGTTGGCTCCGGAGAGATGACGGATACCACTAAGGTGACCACAGTTACGGGCGAGATTCTGTCCGTGATCAAATATGCGCTCAAAATTGACTTTCAGGAGGATTCCATCCATTTCATGCGCTTTGCCACACATATCCGGTATTTCATTCTGAGGCAGATGAGCGGTAAGTCCCTCAAGGATGAGAATGAATCGCTGTTCCTGATGGTGAAGGAGAAGTTTCCGAAAGAACTGGCTTGTGTGGAGAAGATTGCTGATTTCCTGAAAAATAATTACTGCTGGACCTGTTCGGATGATGAAAAATTATATCTGATCTTGCATATTCAACGATTGATCTCAAATGAACCAACGGAATGA
- a CDS encoding beta-glucoside-specific PTS transporter subunit IIABC: MNNKDLAKNVLDLVGGEQNISGLTHCATRLRFVLKDDNKADLKALDQLEGVLKAQNSGGQIQVVIGAKVDAVYSELKNLTSDHIGELTESTDSGPKKRRNPVNVVLETIAGIFTPVLPALVGCGMIKCLATVITAMGYLEGSGFLTIINMIGDCIFYFMPFFLAVSAANRFKTNPYLAVALAAGLMHPTILNAAAQIAETGVNSIDFLGMPILLMKYSSSVIPIILAVWIMSYVYPIVNRVIPKFLQVLLTPMIVLFIMIPVELIVLGPVGSYIGDWLTNGINSLFSTAGVLAGAILGFFKPIMVMFGMHYAIMPIQVQQVATLGATVLLPTALAANLAQAGAAFGVFVLTKSKTMKSAAASSGFTALFGITEPAIYGVTLKYKRPFFAGCLAGGLVGGFYSLVHTTANAISLPGVLAIGTYTSDRYMYVVIGCIAAVVLGFVFTLLAGIKEDTDGNKSKQQATNKVNSNQTVVATEVTPASVSSQTSTSSDMLIVSPMTGEIKPISEVEDQAFAQELMGKGIAIVPTDGKVYAPFDGVVEALYRTKHAIGLKATNGVEILIHIGVDTVSLKGKYFNAHIEQGQTIKAGDLLVEFDPEGITSAGYNTITSIVVTNLQQYGDVLTTATSGPIRESEALMKLIP; this comes from the coding sequence ATGAACAACAAAGACTTGGCTAAAAACGTACTTGATCTTGTTGGCGGCGAGCAAAATATATCGGGTCTGACACACTGTGCAACCCGTTTGAGATTCGTATTGAAGGATGATAACAAAGCAGACCTCAAGGCGCTAGATCAGCTTGAAGGCGTGCTCAAGGCACAAAATTCCGGTGGACAGATTCAGGTTGTTATCGGTGCCAAAGTAGACGCGGTATACAGTGAACTGAAGAATCTAACTTCTGACCATATTGGCGAGCTTACGGAGTCTACAGACAGTGGACCAAAAAAGAGACGTAACCCTGTCAACGTAGTGCTTGAAACCATCGCAGGTATATTCACGCCTGTTCTGCCAGCACTTGTTGGTTGCGGGATGATCAAATGTTTGGCTACCGTTATAACCGCAATGGGTTACCTGGAAGGCTCCGGCTTCCTGACGATCATTAACATGATCGGGGACTGTATTTTCTACTTCATGCCGTTCTTCCTGGCTGTTAGTGCAGCAAACCGTTTCAAAACCAATCCCTATTTGGCGGTAGCTCTTGCTGCGGGATTAATGCATCCAACCATTTTGAACGCTGCGGCTCAGATTGCTGAGACGGGTGTAAACAGTATTGATTTTCTCGGCATGCCGATTCTGTTGATGAAATATTCCTCTTCCGTCATTCCAATCATTCTGGCGGTATGGATTATGAGTTATGTGTATCCGATCGTCAATCGGGTGATTCCCAAGTTTCTACAGGTCCTGCTTACCCCAATGATTGTTTTGTTCATTATGATTCCAGTGGAACTGATTGTGCTTGGCCCAGTAGGATCATATATCGGTGACTGGTTGACCAATGGTATTAACTCATTGTTCTCAACCGCAGGTGTGCTTGCTGGTGCGATTCTTGGATTTTTCAAACCGATCATGGTCATGTTCGGTATGCACTATGCCATCATGCCGATTCAGGTTCAACAAGTGGCTACACTGGGTGCAACCGTACTTTTGCCAACGGCACTAGCGGCGAATTTGGCTCAGGCTGGAGCAGCCTTCGGTGTGTTTGTCCTAACGAAAAGCAAAACGATGAAATCAGCGGCTGCTTCAAGTGGATTCACCGCGTTGTTCGGGATCACCGAGCCGGCGATCTATGGTGTAACGCTGAAATACAAACGTCCCTTTTTCGCAGGTTGCCTGGCAGGTGGATTAGTCGGTGGATTCTACAGCTTGGTGCATACAACAGCGAATGCAATTTCACTTCCAGGTGTATTGGCAATTGGCACGTATACATCTGATCGTTACATGTATGTCGTTATTGGTTGTATTGCCGCAGTTGTGCTCGGCTTTGTGTTCACGCTGTTGGCGGGCATCAAGGAAGATACAGATGGAAATAAATCGAAGCAGCAAGCTACGAATAAAGTAAATAGCAATCAGACAGTCGTTGCCACAGAGGTAACTCCAGCGTCCGTATCATCACAGACATCCACATCTTCTGACATGCTTATCGTTAGTCCAATGACAGGGGAGATCAAACCGATCTCTGAAGTGGAGGATCAAGCGTTTGCCCAAGAGTTAATGGGTAAAGGCATTGCAATCGTACCGACAGATGGCAAGGTATACGCTCCATTTGACGGGGTAGTCGAAGCACTTTATCGCACCAAACACGCCATCGGATTGAAAGCTACGAATGGTGTCGAGATTCTGATTCATATCGGGGTGGATACCGTCAGTCTGAAAGGGAAATATTTTAACGCCCATATCGAACAGGGACAGACAATCAAGGCCGGCGATTTGTTGGTGGAGTTTGATCCAGAAGGCATTACGTCAGCAGGATATAACACCATTACATCCATCGTGGTAACCAACCTGCAACAGTATGGAGATGTGCTGACTACAGCGACCAGCGGCCCGATCCGGGAGAGCGAAGCGCTAATGAAGCTGATCCCATAA
- a CDS encoding family 1 glycosylhydrolase: MTNSNFPKDFLWGGALSACQAEGAYNVDGKSLTIPEVMKFNEKNDRKVTKQIRVNWEMIEEARNDPDTVKYPKRRGIDFYHNFREDIALFAEMGFKVFRYSISWARVFPGGDDAAPNEKALEFYDQVIDECLKQGMEPLITISHFDTPIVLMDKFGGWYNRKLIDLYVNYCDVLFNRYKGKVKYWVTFNEINMSVKASAKTLGIIDYDAPNYEEMLFQGLHHQFVAASRATKMAHEIDPNNQIGSMVAYFTTYPYTCKPEDALQMQQDDQMKNQFYLDVLNKGEYPYYSKTYFKNKEIQLNIEDGDLDSISAHTADFVGMSYYNSMISSSDTEQLELTAGNVHSVYKNPHLPANEWGWQIDPIGLRYTLNLVYDRYQKPVFILENSSGFYDKLNEDGTINDPYRIDFLSKHIEQMGLAIADGVEVLGYTMWGPIDMISSGTSEMSKRYGFIYVDQDDYGNGTLERYRKDSFFWYQNVIRTNGAEL; this comes from the coding sequence ATGACAAATTCCAATTTTCCAAAAGATTTTTTGTGGGGCGGTGCACTGTCTGCCTGTCAGGCAGAGGGAGCTTATAATGTAGATGGTAAGAGCCTGACCATTCCAGAAGTGATGAAATTTAACGAGAAGAACGACCGTAAAGTGACCAAGCAGATTAGAGTGAATTGGGAGATGATTGAAGAGGCTAGGAATGATCCGGATACCGTGAAATATCCGAAGCGCCGGGGGATCGATTTTTATCATAACTTCCGTGAGGATATCGCCTTGTTCGCCGAGATGGGCTTCAAAGTCTTTCGTTATTCCATTTCATGGGCCAGAGTATTTCCAGGTGGCGACGATGCCGCTCCGAACGAAAAGGCACTAGAGTTCTATGACCAGGTGATTGATGAATGTCTTAAACAGGGTATGGAGCCCTTGATCACCATCAGTCACTTTGATACGCCGATTGTACTGATGGACAAGTTCGGAGGATGGTATAACCGCAAATTGATTGATCTGTATGTGAACTATTGTGATGTGCTGTTCAATCGCTACAAGGGCAAAGTGAAATATTGGGTTACATTCAATGAGATCAACATGAGTGTGAAAGCATCGGCCAAAACGCTAGGAATCATTGATTATGATGCTCCGAATTATGAGGAAATGTTGTTCCAGGGGTTGCATCATCAATTTGTAGCTGCGTCCAGAGCAACCAAGATGGCCCATGAGATTGATCCAAATAATCAGATCGGAAGTATGGTGGCTTATTTTACAACGTATCCTTACACTTGCAAGCCGGAGGACGCACTCCAGATGCAACAGGATGATCAGATGAAAAATCAATTCTACTTGGATGTGCTTAATAAAGGCGAATACCCTTACTATAGTAAAACGTATTTCAAAAACAAGGAGATCCAGCTGAATATCGAGGACGGCGATCTGGATAGCATTAGTGCACACACGGCTGATTTCGTGGGGATGTCGTATTATAACTCGATGATTTCCAGCAGTGATACGGAGCAGCTCGAACTAACGGCAGGTAATGTACACAGCGTATATAAAAACCCGCATCTGCCCGCTAACGAGTGGGGTTGGCAGATTGATCCGATTGGCCTGCGGTATACGCTTAATCTCGTCTATGATCGGTATCAAAAGCCTGTCTTCATTCTGGAGAATAGCTCAGGTTTCTACGATAAACTGAATGAAGATGGAACGATCAACGATCCTTACCGGATTGATTTTCTGAGCAAACATATCGAACAGATGGGACTCGCCATTGCCGATGGGGTCGAGGTGTTGGGATACACGATGTGGGGACCAATCGACATGATCAGTTCAGGGACCTCCGAGATGAGCAAACGGTACGGATTTATCTACGTCGATCAGGACGACTATGGCAATGGTACGCTCGAAAGATATCGTAAGGATTCCTTCTTTTGGTATCAGAATGTGATCCGTACCAACGGAGCAGAACTGTAA
- a CDS encoding 2-keto-3-deoxygluconate permease translates to MNILGRIKKIPGGLLIVPMLAAAVINTVFPSFFQIGDPTTALFTSKGTMVLIGMILLISGTQLNLSQLLVTLKRAGVLCISRILISCLFGWAFVHFFGISGVGGVSAVAFIAVLTSCNPGLYLALMNTYGDDVDRAAFGILNLIAVPVIPVMILNSASSVGIDYLSVLATLVPFFIGILLGNLDSNIQKMFAPGTLVLLPFLGTSFGSNIDLRTAFQSSLSGLLVTVLFLLICMLPLIGIDRTILRRPGYAAAATCSVAGLSMVVPSMAAEFNPAYAPYVDTAIAQIAFAVILTSVIVPYIVKRLAGGTAMEALIRENH, encoded by the coding sequence ATGAACATTTTGGGTCGTATCAAAAAAATACCCGGCGGCTTGCTGATTGTTCCTATGCTGGCCGCCGCGGTCATCAACACGGTGTTTCCATCGTTTTTTCAGATCGGGGATCCAACGACAGCGCTGTTCACTTCGAAAGGTACCATGGTGCTGATCGGCATGATTTTACTGATATCAGGAACACAGCTTAACTTGTCACAGCTTCTGGTGACCTTGAAGAGAGCAGGGGTGCTCTGTATCTCGCGTATCCTCATCAGCTGTCTGTTCGGCTGGGCGTTTGTACACTTTTTTGGCATAAGTGGGGTCGGGGGAGTTTCTGCGGTAGCCTTCATTGCTGTTCTGACCAGCTGTAATCCGGGATTATATCTGGCCTTGATGAACACGTATGGAGATGATGTGGATCGTGCTGCGTTTGGCATTCTGAATCTGATCGCCGTACCGGTTATTCCGGTCATGATATTGAATTCGGCAAGCAGTGTCGGTATCGATTATCTCAGTGTACTTGCTACGCTAGTACCTTTCTTCATCGGCATACTGCTTGGTAATCTGGACAGTAATATACAGAAGATGTTCGCTCCGGGAACACTGGTTCTGCTGCCTTTCCTGGGTACAAGCTTTGGGTCCAATATTGATCTGCGTACTGCATTTCAGTCCAGTTTGTCCGGCTTGCTGGTCACCGTGTTGTTTTTGCTGATCTGCATGTTGCCGCTCATTGGAATCGATCGCACGATATTAAGACGACCCGGTTACGCAGCGGCTGCGACATGTTCGGTTGCTGGATTGTCCATGGTGGTGCCTTCGATGGCTGCCGAGTTCAATCCGGCGTATGCGCCATATGTAGACACAGCTATCGCTCAGATTGCGTTTGCCGTGATCTTGACGTCGGTGATCGTGCCTTATATCGTGAAGCGTTTGGCTGGAGGAACAGCGATGGAAGCTCTTATACGGGAAAATCACTAG
- a CDS encoding type 1 glutamine amidotransferase domain-containing protein — MKKILVVLTNVDKYATKDEPTGLWLSEATHFIEEFDHNENVQIDLVSPKGGNVPLDPKSLGDSLDESTKAYFENETFMKQLKYTLKPGEVNASDYDAIYFTGGHGTMWDFPDNAELQELSRDIYEKGGVVSGVCHGVTALLNVKLSNGLLLINDKTVSGFTNEEETLAQQTEYVPFLLEDALRERAAQYDKAAAFSSYVTTDGRVVTGQNPQSSKAVAESVKQLLGL; from the coding sequence ATGAAAAAGATACTAGTTGTTCTCACAAATGTAGATAAGTACGCAACGAAGGACGAGCCTACCGGCTTGTGGCTAAGCGAAGCAACTCACTTTATTGAAGAGTTTGATCACAACGAGAATGTTCAGATCGATCTGGTTAGCCCTAAAGGTGGGAATGTACCTCTTGATCCGAAAAGTCTCGGCGATTCTCTGGATGAGAGCACCAAAGCCTATTTCGAGAACGAAACGTTCATGAAACAATTGAAATATACGTTGAAACCTGGCGAAGTAAACGCGAGTGACTACGATGCAATCTACTTCACAGGGGGGCACGGTACGATGTGGGATTTCCCAGACAATGCCGAACTTCAAGAGCTTTCTCGTGATATCTATGAAAAAGGTGGCGTTGTATCCGGCGTGTGCCACGGGGTTACAGCACTGTTGAATGTGAAGCTGTCCAACGGCTTGCTTTTGATCAACGACAAAACGGTTTCCGGCTTCACGAATGAAGAAGAAACATTGGCTCAACAAACCGAGTATGTTCCTTTCCTGTTGGAAGATGCATTGAGAGAACGCGCTGCACAATACGATAAAGCTGCTGCCTTCAGCTCCTATGTCACAACAGATGGCCGCGTGGTCACAGGACAGAATCCGCAATCCAGCAAAGCTGTAGCTGAAAGTGTTAAACAACTGCTGGGTCTGTAA
- a CDS encoding DEAD/DEAH box helicase — MHPYTETIEVHVALTGYGDALFYGALNTHHFVPGQSLKHRLFAWHAPSFYGTELEVRQIEEIELVVLPAEEVIPFFAEMHTLLHIEWKWDEQAEHLIRLAPALASSIEKRKYVPSFEAYRAGQLQWTWDPDSLKKQDRSSLTKAIQQTDESYAEGLGAAYSAFVFQRWYSSEEAATDLRREFPQLFPERGTLPKTAGMDAQSWLVSIGWKADAAPFRPMLQLQEPDEDEPSWRLRLVLQNKLDAAVLVPVMLDSRGRLEGEWPELWTPFILDRSAGWLDQLRAHLPRLGSSISGRRDVLSDPLGDQEAWQFLTQDSGRLLAAGWQVLLPGWWEAARKKKPKLRAKVQPEEGSERGQSFFGLDSIIHFDWRIAIGDTDLSEDEFADLVARNERLVRFRGEWVPLDPDLLEQIRRAMGGVDREQGLSFQDILHLHLLHNEQREYRNQKWKEGQQTEEEQQPQDDQNIRLEVELNEHLNRVIAQLGGGQGGAPSLPIPTGLHAELRSYQKEGFAWLGFLRRFGLGACLADDMGLGKTIQFITYLLHIKEHEPRKPGQAPALLICPTSVLGNWQKEISRFAPSINVSLHYGARRLSGEEFREQTEQVDIIITSFATATLDQEMLQNYTWSCICLDEAQNIKNAQTKQSLAVRSFPAKHRIAMTGTPIENRLSELWSIYDFINPGYLGNGRAFQTRFISAIEKDKDEQRMQDLQQLVKPFMLRRKKKDPNIQLDLPDKNEMKTYIHLTGEQSALYDQSVQALMDKMKELEGIKRKGAILSALTQLKQLCDHPLLLTKEALPEELPEDGTLTSAYDVYSPQDMAMLISRSAKLERLMELVRELRDEGERCLIFTQYIGMGQMLQQVLRQELQEPVLYLHGGTSKTGRDRMIEEFQSRTLPEDKQPSVFILSIKAGGVGLNLTAANHVFHFDRWWNPAVENQATDRAYRMGQTKDVQVHKFISLGTLEERIDEMLESKQQLSDNIITSSENWITELSTDELQDLFTRRRDWSG, encoded by the coding sequence ATTCATCCTTACACTGAAACGATTGAGGTTCATGTCGCTTTAACCGGATATGGCGATGCTTTGTTTTACGGAGCACTCAACACACACCACTTTGTACCGGGACAGTCGCTTAAGCATCGATTATTCGCTTGGCATGCCCCTTCCTTCTACGGTACCGAACTGGAAGTTCGGCAGATTGAGGAGATTGAGCTGGTTGTTCTGCCTGCGGAAGAAGTGATTCCCTTTTTTGCCGAGATGCATACGCTGCTTCATATTGAATGGAAGTGGGACGAGCAAGCGGAACATCTGATTCGACTAGCTCCAGCACTGGCATCCTCCATAGAGAAACGAAAATACGTACCTAGCTTCGAGGCCTACCGTGCAGGACAGCTTCAGTGGACCTGGGACCCGGATAGCTTGAAAAAGCAGGATCGATCTTCGCTTACCAAAGCGATTCAGCAAACGGACGAGAGTTATGCCGAAGGACTCGGGGCGGCCTATTCCGCCTTCGTATTCCAACGCTGGTACAGTTCGGAAGAAGCTGCAACGGATCTGAGGCGTGAATTTCCGCAGTTGTTCCCAGAGCGCGGCACTCTCCCTAAGACAGCCGGAATGGACGCCCAGTCCTGGCTCGTATCTATTGGCTGGAAAGCAGATGCCGCACCATTCAGACCCATGCTGCAGTTGCAGGAACCGGACGAGGATGAGCCATCTTGGCGGCTGCGATTGGTGTTGCAGAACAAGCTGGATGCCGCTGTATTGGTGCCCGTCATGCTGGATTCACGGGGCAGACTTGAAGGCGAATGGCCCGAGTTATGGACACCGTTCATTCTGGATCGCTCCGCCGGATGGCTGGATCAGCTGCGTGCACATCTGCCGCGTCTTGGAAGCTCCATTAGCGGCAGGCGGGATGTGCTGAGTGATCCTTTGGGAGATCAGGAAGCCTGGCAGTTTCTGACGCAGGATAGCGGGCGGTTGCTCGCAGCGGGCTGGCAAGTTCTGCTGCCTGGTTGGTGGGAAGCAGCCCGTAAGAAGAAACCAAAGTTGCGTGCTAAGGTACAGCCGGAGGAAGGTAGTGAGCGGGGCCAATCGTTCTTCGGACTGGACTCGATTATTCATTTTGACTGGCGAATTGCGATTGGTGACACGGATCTCAGCGAAGATGAATTCGCCGACCTTGTTGCCCGTAATGAACGACTGGTTCGCTTCCGTGGAGAATGGGTTCCTCTTGACCCCGACCTGCTGGAACAGATACGTCGTGCCATGGGCGGTGTAGATCGGGAACAGGGACTCTCATTCCAGGATATTCTGCACCTGCATCTGCTGCACAATGAGCAACGGGAATATCGCAACCAGAAATGGAAGGAAGGACAACAAACCGAGGAAGAGCAGCAACCACAGGATGACCAGAACATTCGGCTGGAAGTAGAACTGAATGAGCACCTGAACCGGGTTATTGCACAACTCGGGGGCGGACAAGGTGGCGCGCCTTCTCTTCCCATTCCTACAGGACTCCATGCCGAGCTGCGATCGTATCAGAAGGAAGGTTTTGCATGGCTTGGTTTCCTGCGCAGATTCGGCCTTGGGGCATGTCTTGCCGATGATATGGGTCTCGGGAAAACCATTCAATTCATCACGTATCTGTTACACATCAAAGAACATGAACCACGTAAGCCGGGACAAGCTCCGGCACTTCTGATCTGCCCAACTTCCGTACTTGGCAACTGGCAAAAGGAGATTAGCCGCTTCGCGCCCTCCATTAATGTCAGTCTGCATTATGGCGCACGCCGATTAAGTGGAGAAGAATTCCGGGAGCAGACCGAGCAGGTGGATATTATTATCACGTCCTTTGCTACGGCTACACTGGATCAGGAGATGTTACAAAACTATACGTGGTCATGCATCTGTCTCGATGAAGCACAGAATATCAAGAATGCTCAGACCAAACAGTCGCTGGCTGTCCGCAGCTTCCCTGCGAAACACCGCATTGCCATGACAGGTACGCCGATCGAGAATCGGTTATCCGAGCTGTGGTCAATCTATGACTTTATCAATCCAGGATATCTGGGCAACGGCCGGGCATTCCAGACTCGCTTCATCAGTGCCATAGAGAAAGACAAAGATGAGCAGCGGATGCAGGATCTACAGCAATTGGTGAAACCATTCATGCTGCGCCGCAAGAAAAAAGATCCCAATATCCAGCTTGATCTGCCGGACAAAAACGAGATGAAGACTTACATTCACCTTACGGGCGAACAAAGTGCATTGTATGACCAGTCCGTGCAGGCTCTGATGGATAAAATGAAAGAACTGGAAGGTATTAAGCGCAAAGGCGCAATTCTATCAGCTTTAACCCAACTCAAGCAACTGTGTGATCACCCACTTCTGCTGACCAAAGAAGCCTTGCCAGAGGAACTGCCCGAAGACGGCACATTGACATCTGCTTATGACGTGTACAGCCCGCAGGATATGGCGATGCTGATTAGTCGCTCCGCGAAGCTGGAACGACTGATGGAACTTGTCCGCGAATTACGGGACGAGGGCGAGCGATGCCTGATTTTCACCCAATACATCGGTATGGGTCAGATGCTGCAACAGGTATTGCGTCAGGAGTTGCAGGAACCTGTGCTATATCTGCACGGGGGTACGTCCAAAACGGGACGGGATCGTATGATTGAGGAATTCCAATCCCGTACATTGCCTGAGGACAAGCAACCGTCCGTCTTCATTCTGTCCATCAAGGCTGGCGGTGTGGGATTGAATCTGACCGCAGCCAATCATGTCTTCCATTTTGACCGCTGGTGGAACCCTGCTGTAGAGAATCAAGCCACCGACAGAGCTTATCGTATGGGTCAGACCAAGGATGTTCAGGTGCATAAGTTCATCTCTCTTGGCACATTGGAGGAACGGATCGACGAGATGTTGGAGAGCAAACAACAGCTTAGCGATAACATCATCACAAGCTCCGAGAACTGGATTACCGAATTGTCGACGGATGAGTTGCAGGATCTGTTCACTCGGCGTCGAGACTGGTCGGGCTAA
- a CDS encoding SWIM zinc finger family protein, which translates to MMNIPNNMRMDDAQWQQWIRQIAEHFNNLTIMRGFQYYKQKRVGPLTYSEQQGISAIVQGSEEYEVTLSMQSLSTSHCTCPVSSLCKHMTAVLMSYAEQLERPVHAIVNAHSSTALKQTTKPVGAMSAGLSSYTKSDEQQDMDIPDNQYSQVKERATELADLEISEWHELFHSCLRRLGTGTASTSYVQEATDELYAIKPRLSAAMDQLFELHVQLYLIRFCVPPARNSITHTPVYLSYPAQLAVDALQKDIERIFNHALDLSGLKGNKLEQHWNRLAETSAYLRKQMMSETASMMFFTPIYRQLWLNWIVPELQGPRDMLSSEQAILNDIERGITAASTPHQSGGSVLGSTQSNGSSSEGPSKTVTLPLPLLLAQSWMHFHLGQDDQAWQRLIHGSSAYGFPPEQLLHFLHVLADSAEWKRLGDWLVQLGPLLANRRNTPLNDYMHLWDSAIQHLPDAENRMWDTLVSMLPHSRPAYEDAMHSRGQWRRWIDFQLSTGTEPLEFRVAMLQPIEKDAPELLLPFYHQAVERYIGHKNRDGYKAAVKLLKRLSKIYKKMKQEAHWEQFITTLAVRNSRLRALQEELRKGKLIS; encoded by the coding sequence ATGATGAACATACCGAATAACATGAGGATGGATGATGCGCAGTGGCAACAGTGGATCAGGCAGATTGCGGAGCATTTTAATAACCTGACGATCATGCGCGGATTCCAATATTATAAACAAAAACGTGTCGGACCATTAACCTATTCCGAACAACAAGGGATCTCGGCCATTGTACAAGGATCGGAAGAATATGAGGTCACCCTGAGCATGCAATCTCTGTCTACCAGTCATTGTACCTGTCCGGTGAGTTCCCTATGCAAACATATGACTGCTGTATTGATGAGTTATGCCGAGCAACTGGAGCGACCTGTGCATGCGATTGTGAATGCGCACTCCAGTACTGCGCTCAAACAAACGACTAAACCCGTCGGAGCCATGTCAGCAGGACTATCCAGCTATACAAAATCCGATGAACAACAGGATATGGACATTCCGGATAACCAATACAGCCAGGTCAAGGAACGTGCAACAGAACTTGCCGATCTCGAAATCTCGGAATGGCACGAACTATTCCACTCCTGTCTGAGACGGCTGGGTACTGGCACAGCAAGCACATCCTACGTACAGGAAGCAACGGACGAGCTATATGCCATTAAACCAAGGCTGTCCGCTGCAATGGACCAACTTTTTGAACTTCATGTACAGCTGTACCTCATCCGATTCTGCGTGCCTCCGGCTCGTAACTCCATCACGCATACCCCCGTGTACTTGAGCTACCCTGCCCAGCTCGCGGTGGATGCACTTCAGAAAGACATTGAACGGATCTTTAACCATGCGTTAGACCTGTCAGGTCTAAAGGGAAACAAGCTTGAGCAACATTGGAACAGACTGGCCGAAACATCGGCTTATTTACGTAAACAGATGATGTCGGAGACAGCCAGCATGATGTTCTTCACTCCGATCTATCGTCAACTGTGGTTGAACTGGATTGTGCCTGAGCTTCAAGGGCCACGGGACATGCTATCATCGGAACAGGCTATCTTAAATGATATAGAGCGTGGTATAACCGCCGCTTCGACACCTCACCAGTCAGGTGGAAGTGTCTTGGGTAGCACTCAAAGTAATGGAAGTAGTAGTGAGGGACCGAGCAAAACCGTAACACTTCCCCTGCCGCTGTTACTCGCGCAGAGCTGGATGCACTTCCATCTGGGACAAGATGATCAGGCATGGCAGCGACTCATCCATGGAAGCTCGGCCTACGGTTTCCCGCCAGAACAGCTGTTGCATTTTCTTCATGTACTCGCAGATTCGGCTGAATGGAAGCGGCTTGGGGATTGGTTGGTACAACTTGGACCCCTTCTGGCGAATCGGCGCAACACACCTTTGAATGATTACATGCATCTGTGGGATTCGGCCATTCAACATCTGCCCGATGCAGAGAACCGCATGTGGGACACGCTTGTCAGTATGCTTCCCCACTCCCGCCCAGCCTACGAGGATGCCATGCATTCGCGTGGACAGTGGCGCAGGTGGATTGATTTTCAGCTGAGTACGGGAACGGAACCTCTCGAATTCCGCGTAGCGATGCTGCAACCAATCGAAAAAGATGCACCTGAGTTGCTGCTCCCCTTCTATCATCAAGCGGTAGAGCGTTATATCGGACACAAGAACAGGGACGGATACAAAGCAGCGGTAAAGCTGCTGAAACGTCTGTCCAAAATTTATAAAAAAATGAAGCAAGAAGCGCACTGGGAGCAATTCATCACCACACTCGCTGTTCGTAACAGTCGGCTGCGCGCCCTGCAGGAAGAGCTTCGGAAAGGTAAACTGATCTCATGA